The window ACGCTACCGTGCGGTGTCCCTTTTGTCATGATCTGATCTATTGGTCAGACTATACCGAAGCCCTGGAGGGATTGGCCCATAGTTTTTGCGATGCCAAAGATTGGCACTGAGTCAGCCAGCCTTAATCTTAAATTCCCATCATAAAATTCCTGCATTCTCAAAATCTGGCCAAAAGGATAGGCCTACAATCTATTGAAACGTCTTCCTTCACCCTATGAGGTTTAAATATCAAGATTCGGGTGGTTAAAAATAGCGGATGGGCCAGTTATAGCGTTGGGCCAGACGCTTGAGTCGCCAGCCAGGGTTGACCACCACCGGATGGCCGACTTGCGACAGCAGGGGCACATCCTGGATATGGTCAGCATACGCATAGGATTGAGAAATATCGAAACCCGCGGATTGGGCCAGGTCGCGCACCAGGTGGAGCTTATGCTCTCCGCGCGGATGGCAGCCGGTGATGTGCCCGGTAAAGTGATCGTTAGCCCGGTCTAAACGGGTAGCAATCAGCCACTGGGCGCCCAATTCTTCTTTTAAGGGATGAACCAAAAAGTAAAGTGAACCGGTCAGGATAACGATGACATGTCCCTGGGCTTGGTGCTGGCGGACACATTCCCGACCCCGGGCACTTAATCGTGGGGCGATCACCTCTTGGTAGCAGCTCCGCGCCAGGGGCTCGATTTCTGCTATCAATGTCCCTGCCAGATATGACTTATTATGGAAACGGCTTTGGGGCTCGAGAAGAACGTGGCCCAAAAAAGCCAACACCTTGCCCCAGGATAACTGTCGGTGCCGTAAAAGATAACAGAAGAATAGCTTTTCCGTAGGCCCTCGGACGAGAGTGTGGTCCACGTCAAAAATGGCAGCGATTTTGGCCATGGCCATCCCTTCTGGTTGGAACTTGCCAGTTTAAGTTTAAGACTTCAGGCCTTACCCACGGGGGAGAGAAAGTATCTCCGGCTGTCCAATAACACCGGGACTCCCCTGATGACACAGAGACCAACAACTAGCCAGATAAGAGCTTGGTTGAGGGGCTGTAGGGTTGAGGTCAGTCCAGGATCCTTCAATTTCAGGGCATGGGTGAGCATTAGTTGACAGAACACCCAGGCCTTGGCAAAGCCATAAAAGGCGCGCATAAAGCGGGACGCGACCAGGAATTTCCCCAGGCGGGAGTGCATCATCCCAAAAACTGACTTGCCCTGACGGAGAGCCACGCCCCGTAAGCTATCGACAATAAAGGAACGTATGAGAAATATGATCGGCACCCACAGCGGCACTAAGCCGATGTACATGAAGCTGATCCAGAGAATATTTTCTACGGCCCGATCTAAGGCCACATCTAAGACCGCTCCCAACTCGGTGACTTCGTCTCGCAATCGTGCCACATAGCCGTCAAACCAATCCATCAGAAACAAGATGATCAGCAATCCCAGCCCCAGGAGCCGCAGTTCCAGGTTAGGGATGAAAAGCAGGGCCACTAAAATCAGTAGCAACGGCAACCGACTCAGAGTAATAATGTTAGCTAAAGACATCAGGGAGAATCCGTGTCATGAGGTTAGGTAGAGAAAAAAATAACAGATATCTTATTTTATTTCAATGTGATTTAAAGATGTGCACCAGATTTCCTTCAACCTTAGAAAAAGGTATTGATTTTTAAATCGGTTTGGGTTATATAATATTAATAATATTTAATGCCATTTTGGTTTACAGGCTGAAAAGGGAACAATCGGTTATTGCTTTGTTAAGGGTTGCATCCCGGTATAGGGTGCGGATCGGACTCTGGCCATGGCCCTGGCTTAGAGGAGAAATCTCGAACCTCGGAGGAGTCAAATTATCTGATCATCCTGCCCAGGTTAAATGTCGATTAACAACGGAACTTGCATATCCTCCCACCCTTAAACTAAGCATCTGCACCTGCCTGCTCGGGTTCCAGCAATCAAAGAAACACGCTGTTTTGGTGTAATACTGTTTGTCCCCCGGCCTCATTGTGGAGTCTATGTTTGAATTTTTGGTACCGGAAAACATCGCCACGCTTACGGCATATCCGCCCGGTAAGCCTCTAGAAGAATTAGAAAGAGAATTTGGGGTTACTGGAGCTATAAAATTAGCCTCTAACGAAAATCCTCTGGGACCTTCTCCTCTGGCTCTTAAAGCCATCCAATCGCAGTTAGCCACCCTGAACCGTTATCCAGATAGCGGGGCCTATTATCTCAAACAGCGTTTGAGCCGCCATCTAGGGATCAGCCCGGAACAATTAATCCTCGGCAATGGCTCAGATGAAATTCTGGAATTGATTATCAGGACTTTTTTGCAACCTGGGGAAGAAGTCCTGAGCTTCACCCCTTCCTTTTTAATGTACGGATTATTGACCCAAGGAGCCGGCGGCATTTTCCGGCCCTTGCCTTTAAAAGATTTCCGAGTTGATCTGGAAGCCCTGATCCACGCCCTGACCCCCCATAGCAAGATCGTTATTATCAACAATCCTAATAACCCCACTGGCACTGCAATCTATCGGACAGAATGGGAAAATTTTCTAAAGGCCCTGCCTTCGGGGGTAATTGTGGTTTTAGATGAGGCCTATATTGATTTTGTCGAATCGCCGGATGTGGCCTCGGGGCTAGATTATCTGGACGAGCAGTTGCCCCTGATCGGTTTGCGGACCTTTTCCAAAGCCTACGGCTTGGCCGGATTAAGGGTCGGTTATGGCTATGGCCCGAGCGAATTGATAGATTACCTGAACCGGATGCGACAACCTTTCAACGTCAACAGCCTGGCCCAAGTAGCAGCCCGGTCGGCTCTCGACGATCAGGACTTCTTGGATCGCACCCGCCAGCTGGTAAGGGAGGGGCTGGCATTTTTGTGCCAGGAGCTGGATCGTCTGGGGGTGGAGTATATTCCTACCCAGGCCAACTTTCTGCTGATTCGGGTCAACCGGGACGGCCAGGAGCTCTATCAACTTATGCTCCGGGAAGGAGTGATCATTCGGGCTATGAGCAGTTATAATCTGCCCGAATGGATTCGAGTCAATGCCGGGCGTCCGGAAGAAAATCTCCGTTTCCTACAGGCATTCAAAAAGGTAATGGGGTTTACAGCCTGAGGTGCCCCCTCGATTGATCATAACCATCGATGGTCCGGCCGGGGCGGGCAAAAGTAGTGTCGGCAAGCGACTGGCCCAATGGTTGGGATATCTTTATCTAGACAGTGGCGCTT of the Deltaproteobacteria bacterium genome contains:
- a CDS encoding HAD family hydrolase, with the translated sequence MAKIAAIFDVDHTLVRGPTEKLFFCYLLRHRQLSWGKVLAFLGHVLLEPQSRFHNKSYLAGTLIAEIEPLARSCYQEVIAPRLSARGRECVRQHQAQGHVIVILTGSLYFLVHPLKEELGAQWLIATRLDRANDHFTGHITGCHPRGEHKLHLVRDLAQSAGFDISQSYAYADHIQDVPLLSQVGHPVVVNPGWRLKRLAQRYNWPIRYF
- a CDS encoding CDP-alcohol phosphatidyltransferase family protein; translation: MSLANIITLSRLPLLLILVALLFIPNLELRLLGLGLLIILFLMDWFDGYVARLRDEVTELGAVLDVALDRAVENILWISFMYIGLVPLWVPIIFLIRSFIVDSLRGVALRQGKSVFGMMHSRLGKFLVASRFMRAFYGFAKAWVFCQLMLTHALKLKDPGLTSTLQPLNQALIWLVVGLCVIRGVPVLLDSRRYFLSPVGKA
- a CDS encoding histidinol-phosphate transaminase; amino-acid sequence: MFEFLVPENIATLTAYPPGKPLEELEREFGVTGAIKLASNENPLGPSPLALKAIQSQLATLNRYPDSGAYYLKQRLSRHLGISPEQLILGNGSDEILELIIRTFLQPGEEVLSFTPSFLMYGLLTQGAGGIFRPLPLKDFRVDLEALIHALTPHSKIVIINNPNNPTGTAIYRTEWENFLKALPSGVIVVLDEAYIDFVESPDVASGLDYLDEQLPLIGLRTFSKAYGLAGLRVGYGYGPSELIDYLNRMRQPFNVNSLAQVAARSALDDQDFLDRTRQLVREGLAFLCQELDRLGVEYIPTQANFLLIRVNRDGQELYQLMLREGVIIRAMSSYNLPEWIRVNAGRPEENLRFLQAFKKVMGFTA